Proteins encoded in a region of the Novibacillus thermophilus genome:
- a CDS encoding DUF1541 domain-containing protein, with the protein MTLSACAGDTEEAPAPSESNENQQDDADTHTGGMNSGTEENNETDSKSPSHAEMNHSGSGEVPEGLKEAENPTYPVGSQAIIHADHMPGMNGAKATIVGAYDTTVYSVTYTTPEGEKVENHKWVIHEEIKEAGEEPFKPGDQVTLNADHMEGMDGATATIDSAEKTTVYMVDYISTDGEKVTNHKWVTESELKAE; encoded by the coding sequence ATGACCTTGTCTGCGTGTGCAGGTGATACTGAAGAAGCACCGGCTCCATCTGAGTCAAACGAAAATCAGCAAGACGATGCGGATACACATACAGGCGGTATGAATTCAGGAACTGAAGAAAATAACGAGACAGATTCAAAGTCTCCTTCCCACGCAGAGATGAACCACTCTGGCTCAGGTGAAGTGCCTGAAGGCTTAAAAGAGGCAGAAAATCCCACATATCCAGTGGGGAGCCAAGCGATCATCCATGCTGATCATATGCCAGGGATGAATGGTGCCAAAGCAACAATTGTAGGAGCCTATGATACGACTGTTTATTCTGTCACTTATACAACGCCAGAGGGAGAAAAAGTGGAAAATCATAAATGGGTGATCCACGAAGAAATTAAAGAAGCAGGTGAAGAGCCTTTTAAACCTGGAGACCAAGTCACCCTAAATGCCGATCACATGGAAGGAATGGATGGCGCAACCGCTACGATTGATTCCGCTGAAAAAACAACCGTATATATGGTTGACTACATTTCGACTGATGGTGAGAAGGTTACCAATCACAAATGGGTAACAGAAAGCGAACTCAAAGCCGAATAA
- a CDS encoding metal-sensitive transcriptional regulator, giving the protein MSHEHDLPMQPDKKPVVPRSENEKEKIKNRLKKIEGQIRGLEKMVDEDRYCVDILIQIAAVQAALKKVGFSLLERHTKMCVLHSMESGNEDEMIEELMKVIQHYAK; this is encoded by the coding sequence ATGAGCCATGAACATGATTTGCCCATGCAACCGGACAAAAAACCGGTCGTACCTCGTTCAGAAAACGAGAAAGAGAAGATCAAAAACCGCCTGAAAAAAATCGAAGGCCAAATCCGGGGACTAGAAAAAATGGTGGATGAAGACCGATACTGTGTTGACATTTTAATCCAAATTGCTGCTGTTCAGGCTGCTTTAAAAAAAGTTGGCTTTAGTTTGCTTGAGCGTCATACCAAAATGTGTGTGCTCCACTCCATGGAATCAGGCAATGAAGATGAAATGATTGAAGAATTGATGAAAGTGATCCAACACTATGCCAAGTAG
- a CDS encoding heavy metal translocating P-type ATPase, translated as MSAYKKTTLNITGMTCAACANRVEKSLSRLEGVSEANVNLANEKATVIYDESKVDIQTLIERVEKIGYGAKEATEDRVEEEKKEKERRYIKQRNAFLFGAVISIPFLVQMIGDLTGYHGLMMPASLQFILATLVQFTIGWRFIRGAYNALRGGSANMDVLVAMGTLAAYLYSTVLYFSGQREGFYFEASVIIITLIILGKLLEARAKGRTSEALKKLMGLQAKTAHVIRDGQIVDVPIEAVQVGDLLLVKSGEKIPVDGEIVEGRTAVDESMLTGESMPVEKETGDAVIGATLNTHGSIKIRATKVGKDTALSQIIRLVEEAQGTKAPIQSLADKVSGIFVPIVMGIAVLTFIITYFVSGFTPALVSAVAVLVIACPCALGLATPTAIMVGTGKGAEHGVLIKGAEHLQMMQDVGAIILDKTGTITKGEPEVTDVKAFGMNDNELLRLVASAEQASEHPLGKAIINGAKAKDLPLSDPKAYKAIPGKGIQATVDGKLIFVGNKTLMKEQGIELSPYLPEIEKLEQEGKTVMLVAENEAEGSVLLGYVAVADTVKETSRQAISELKQLGIEVIMMTGDNERTARAIAQQVGISRVLAEVLPEHKAEGVKKLKQEGKKVAMVGDGINDAPALAEADVGIAMGTGTDVAMEAADITLMRGDLLSIVDCIQLSKATMRKIKQNLGWAFGYNVLLIPVAAVGLLNPILAGAAMALSSVSVVTNTLFLNRWKPHHS; from the coding sequence ATGAGTGCATATAAAAAAACAACTTTAAACATTACGGGGATGACCTGTGCCGCCTGCGCCAACCGGGTGGAAAAAAGTCTTTCCAGATTGGAAGGGGTATCAGAAGCCAACGTCAATCTGGCCAATGAAAAAGCCACTGTTATCTATGATGAATCGAAAGTGGATATTCAGACATTGATTGAGCGGGTGGAGAAAATCGGCTACGGGGCCAAGGAAGCCACTGAAGACCGGGTGGAAGAAGAAAAAAAGGAAAAAGAGCGGCGCTACATAAAACAACGAAATGCCTTTCTGTTTGGGGCGGTCATTTCCATTCCTTTTCTGGTGCAAATGATTGGGGATCTTACGGGGTATCACGGGTTGATGATGCCTGCCTCCCTCCAGTTTATACTGGCCACCCTCGTCCAGTTTACCATTGGATGGCGGTTTATCCGGGGAGCATATAACGCCTTAAGGGGCGGCAGTGCCAACATGGATGTTCTGGTGGCCATGGGCACTTTGGCCGCTTATCTGTACAGCACAGTTCTCTATTTCTCGGGTCAGAGGGAAGGGTTTTATTTTGAAGCCTCCGTCATCATTATCACTTTGATCATTCTGGGAAAACTGTTGGAAGCCCGGGCCAAAGGGCGCACATCGGAAGCATTGAAGAAACTGATGGGTCTTCAAGCCAAAACGGCCCATGTGATCCGGGATGGCCAAATCGTGGATGTTCCCATTGAAGCGGTGCAGGTGGGAGATCTGCTTCTGGTCAAATCAGGAGAGAAAATACCGGTTGATGGGGAGATTGTGGAAGGAAGAACCGCCGTTGATGAGTCCATGTTAACGGGAGAAAGCATGCCGGTGGAAAAGGAAACGGGTGATGCGGTGATTGGGGCCACGCTCAATACCCATGGTTCCATCAAAATCAGGGCCACAAAAGTTGGAAAAGATACTGCGTTGTCTCAAATTATCCGGTTGGTGGAAGAAGCTCAAGGCACCAAAGCGCCGATCCAAAGTCTGGCCGATAAAGTGTCCGGTATTTTTGTACCCATTGTGATGGGAATAGCGGTGTTAACCTTTATCATCACTTATTTTGTCTCCGGTTTTACCCCGGCGTTGGTCAGTGCAGTGGCCGTGCTGGTCATTGCCTGTCCTTGCGCATTGGGTTTGGCCACCCCCACCGCCATTATGGTGGGAACCGGTAAGGGAGCGGAACATGGCGTATTAATCAAAGGGGCGGAACACCTGCAAATGATGCAGGACGTGGGTGCCATTATTTTGGACAAAACGGGAACGATCACCAAGGGAGAACCTGAAGTGACGGATGTGAAAGCCTTCGGGATGAATGACAATGAGCTGCTCCGTTTGGTGGCTAGCGCTGAACAGGCTTCCGAACATCCATTGGGAAAAGCGATTATCAATGGGGCCAAAGCAAAAGATCTTCCCTTATCGGACCCCAAAGCATATAAGGCCATTCCAGGTAAAGGGATTCAAGCCACGGTTGATGGAAAACTCATTTTTGTGGGCAATAAAACACTTATGAAAGAGCAGGGGATAGAACTTTCTCCTTACCTGCCAGAAATTGAAAAGTTGGAGCAAGAGGGTAAAACGGTGATGTTGGTAGCGGAAAATGAAGCGGAGGGGAGTGTGCTGTTAGGCTATGTGGCCGTGGCCGATACAGTCAAAGAGACCTCCCGACAAGCAATAAGTGAGCTTAAGCAACTTGGCATCGAAGTGATTATGATGACGGGTGACAATGAACGTACGGCCCGGGCCATTGCCCAGCAGGTGGGGATCAGCCGGGTGTTGGCCGAAGTGCTGCCTGAACATAAAGCAGAAGGCGTAAAAAAATTAAAGCAGGAAGGGAAAAAAGTGGCTATGGTGGGAGACGGGATCAATGACGCTCCTGCCCTTGCTGAAGCAGATGTAGGCATTGCCATGGGAACGGGCACCGATGTAGCCATGGAAGCAGCCGACATAACCCTGATGCGGGGCGATCTTCTTTCCATTGTGGATTGCATTCAGCTATCAAAGGCGACCATGAGAAAAATTAAACAAAATTTGGGCTGGGCGTTTGGCTATAATGTGCTCTTGATCCCTGTGGCCGCTGTTGGGCTGTTAAACCCCATCTTGGCCGGTGCTGCTATGGCTTTGAGTTCCGTATCAGTGGTGACCAATACTTTGTTTCTTAACCGTTGGAAACCTCATCATTCATAA
- the copZ gene encoding copper chaperone CopZ gives MEQITLNIKGMSCSHCQQAVTNALKELNGVEKVEVHLDQGTADVTYDGSKVTIEKMKEAVEEQGYDVV, from the coding sequence ATGGAGCAGATCACCTTAAATATTAAAGGCATGTCTTGCAGCCATTGCCAGCAAGCGGTGACTAATGCTTTAAAAGAGCTGAATGGCGTAGAAAAAGTGGAGGTTCATCTTGATCAAGGCACAGCCGATGTGACCTATGACGGTTCTAAAGTGACCATTGAAAAGATGAAAGAAGCTGTGGAAGAACAAGGGTATGATGTTGTGTAG
- a CDS encoding sensor histidine kinase, which translates to MRWNRISVKLGMTFLLLLLIVLFPLGFVIHQIFLGFYLGEVQQDLDDLSSRYAKFIGETLDEGITQNIEMMGGFSQVPFYIVDAEGRLIANFGVPGLTDDTRIPADELEILTEGKSIRGEYSDRSGNRFLVSGAPIYDGGHFLGGVYVLSSIEDIYQSIEKVRYMLVLSGIGALFLALGVIVVLSRTLSNPLLQMEKATRKIARGDLNTRVKVKTADEIGTLGQAINDLARELKRYQETRSELFANISHELRTPVTYLEGYANILKEGLYQSEEEKEQYLEIIKQESTRLSRLINDLFELSKMEEGKMTLNQEWIDMREMIETILPRVELQAKKKGLQLKVDIQDNLPLINVDGLRMEQIVTNLLDNALRYTDHGWVGIRIERARSGDLMISIEDSGKGIPEDELPYIFERFYRVEKSRSRDFGGTGLGLAIVKQLVDMQGGTISVFSEVGKGTRFQILFPANQNRDGREEQ; encoded by the coding sequence ATGAGATGGAATCGGATTTCAGTTAAACTGGGCATGACCTTTCTTTTGCTCTTGCTCATTGTTTTATTCCCCTTAGGCTTTGTGATCCATCAAATCTTTCTGGGCTTTTATTTAGGGGAAGTACAGCAAGATCTGGATGATCTGTCATCAAGGTATGCCAAATTTATTGGAGAAACATTAGATGAAGGGATCACCCAAAACATTGAAATGATGGGGGGATTCTCTCAGGTCCCGTTTTACATTGTTGACGCTGAAGGTCGACTCATCGCCAATTTTGGTGTGCCTGGTCTGACAGATGATACGCGGATACCTGCTGATGAATTGGAAATTTTAACAGAAGGGAAATCCATTAGAGGAGAATATAGCGATCGTTCAGGAAATCGTTTTCTTGTTTCGGGAGCGCCTATCTATGATGGTGGTCATTTTTTGGGCGGCGTTTACGTCTTATCCTCCATTGAGGACATTTACCAATCCATTGAAAAAGTGAGGTACATGCTGGTTCTGTCAGGGATAGGCGCTTTATTTCTTGCTCTTGGGGTAATTGTGGTCTTATCAAGGACATTGTCCAATCCTTTGCTACAAATGGAAAAAGCCACACGTAAGATTGCTAGGGGAGATCTGAATACTCGAGTAAAGGTTAAAACAGCAGATGAAATCGGCACATTGGGACAAGCCATCAATGATCTTGCACGAGAGCTGAAAAGATATCAGGAGACCAGAAGTGAGCTATTTGCCAATATATCCCATGAATTAAGAACACCCGTCACCTATCTGGAAGGGTATGCCAATATATTAAAGGAAGGTCTGTATCAATCTGAAGAGGAGAAGGAGCAATATTTAGAGATTATTAAACAGGAATCAACCCGTTTGAGTCGACTGATCAATGATCTGTTTGAGCTTTCCAAAATGGAAGAGGGGAAAATGACACTTAACCAAGAATGGATAGACATGCGTGAAATGATAGAAACGATTCTTCCCCGAGTAGAATTACAGGCAAAAAAGAAAGGCTTGCAGTTAAAGGTCGATATACAGGATAACCTGCCCCTTATTAATGTGGATGGTTTGCGCATGGAACAAATCGTCACGAATTTACTGGATAATGCCCTTCGCTATACTGATCACGGATGGGTCGGCATAAGGATTGAACGTGCAAGATCTGGAGATCTGATGATTAGCATAGAGGATTCGGGTAAAGGCATTCCGGAAGACGAGTTGCCCTATATTTTTGAACGTTTTTACCGAGTGGAGAAATCTCGTTCCAGAGACTTTGGAGGGACAGGATTAGGACTGGCCATTGTCAAGCAGTTGGTCGATATGCAAGGGGGAACGATATCCGTGTTCAGTGAAGTAGGGAAAGGGACTCGCTTCCAGATTTTGTTTCCCGCCAACCAGAACAGGGACGGAAGAGAAGAACAATGA
- a CDS encoding response regulator transcription factor yields the protein MAWQINQAHILVVDDEWKMRNLLRIYLTREGFRVTEAKDGNDALEKMKKNTFDLVILDIMMPGMDGWELCTKIRQITMQMPILMLTARSETKEKVQGLNLGADDYLVKPFDPEELVARVRALLRRSRMSEIDTGHMIMTGELRIDPERREVWVHDQTIDLTKTEFDLLYLLAGHPGRVYSREMLLDHVGGKDYFGDLRTVDTHVKNIREKFRKAGLSENLIQTVWGIGYKFKEPDPRQ from the coding sequence ATGGCATGGCAAATAAACCAAGCCCATATTCTTGTTGTTGATGATGAATGGAAGATGAGAAACCTCCTGCGTATCTATCTGACCAGGGAAGGATTTCGTGTAACCGAAGCCAAAGATGGAAATGATGCACTGGAAAAAATGAAAAAAAACACTTTTGATTTGGTTATCTTAGACATTATGATGCCGGGGATGGACGGATGGGAGCTTTGTACAAAAATACGTCAGATCACCATGCAAATGCCCATTCTGATGCTGACAGCTCGCTCTGAAACCAAAGAAAAGGTACAAGGATTAAATTTGGGAGCGGATGATTATCTGGTTAAACCGTTTGATCCTGAGGAACTGGTTGCACGTGTACGCGCCCTGCTTAGAAGATCCCGTATGTCAGAGATAGATACGGGGCATATGATTATGACCGGAGAGTTACGTATTGATCCCGAACGAAGAGAAGTTTGGGTGCATGATCAAACAATTGATTTAACAAAGACGGAGTTTGATCTGTTATATTTATTGGCTGGACATCCTGGACGGGTATACAGCCGGGAAATGTTGTTGGATCATGTAGGGGGAAAAGATTATTTTGGGGATCTTAGAACGGTAGATACGCATGTAAAAAATATCCGTGAAAAATTCCGCAAAGCAGGTCTGTCTGAAAACCTTATTCAAACCGTTTGGGGGATTGGCTATAAATTTAAGGAGCCTGATCCAAGGCAATGA
- a CDS encoding four-helix bundle copper-binding protein: MPTVVNSTVQQYQMCIDACIKCMQACEECLTSCLKEPDVQSRSHCINMLRDCADICAMASQWISRGSMYVKQFCQLCATICEACATECAKYQDNHCQQCADFCRECAEECRKMAA; the protein is encoded by the coding sequence ATGCCAACTGTTGTTAATTCCACTGTACAACAATATCAAATGTGTATCGATGCGTGTATTAAATGTATGCAAGCATGTGAAGAATGTTTAACATCTTGTTTAAAGGAACCTGATGTTCAATCCAGATCCCACTGTATCAACATGTTAAGGGACTGTGCGGACATCTGTGCCATGGCTTCTCAATGGATTTCACGTGGAAGCATGTATGTAAAGCAGTTTTGCCAGCTTTGTGCTACAATTTGCGAGGCCTGTGCAACTGAATGTGCTAAATATCAAGATAATCACTGCCAACAATGTGCCGATTTTTGCCGTGAGTGTGCTGAAGAATGCCGTAAAATGGCTGCATAA